One genomic segment of Tursiops truncatus isolate mTurTru1 chromosome 4, mTurTru1.mat.Y, whole genome shotgun sequence includes these proteins:
- the RMP64 gene encoding nucleolus and neural progenitor protein isoform X1, translating to MAALLPGPQPWNRVRLPKAGSRSTVTVQDPGAALDLCIAAIIKECCLVTLSLKSQILDAETDVLCAVLYSNHNRMGRHKPHLALKQVEQCLKRLKNMNLEGSIQDLSESFSSNENQPVNTKACVIPSQPVVELVLMKILGASKLLLRLLDCCCKTFLLTVKHLGLQEFIILNLVMVGLVSRLWVLYKDVLKRLVSLYEPLFGLLQEVSRIQPLPYFKGFTFPSDIAEFLGEPYFEIFKKKMPTAFAAKGVTKLLNKLFLTKEQSQRSSEETLLRISKKAKQMKINTQNNVDLGQPVKNKKILKEKSSEFDVRAFCKQLKHRAIQANSFEFKCSQSKLKATKRSSWKAIGTPCVKSLVQRFRETDTFVQLSEEIQMAILWCRSKKLKAQTTFLGNKLLKSNRLKHVEAQGYSLPKKLECIKTSICNCLLQGSGSKTLKNHLRRRSQNKFSLKRRKPQRKLQSTLLKETQQPPQGTQSATDIIKGRLSHPTVCTTDLYPNNKQVLSRRVSSPVIQTKEKQIHETLIESNENETDSWTTMQINKHNTSGITKETDDIDDIFALMGV from the exons ATGGCTGCGCTGCTGCCGGGCCCGCAGCCATGGAACCGCGTGAGGCTCCCTAAGGCGGGGAGCCGCAGCACAGTGACCGTACAGGACCCCGGCGCGGCGCTGG ACCTTTGCATTGCAGCTATAATTAAAGAATGCTGTCTCGTTACATTGTCACTGAAGAGCCAAATCTTAGATGCAGAAACAGATGTATTATGTGCAGTCCTTTACAGCAATCACAACAGAATGGGCCGCCACAAGCCCCATTTGGCCCTCAAACAG GTTGAACAATGTTTAAAACGCTTGAAAAACATGAATTTGGAAGGTTCAATTCAAGATCTCTCTGAGTCATTTTCTTCTAA TGAAAATCAGCCTGTAAATACCAAAGCATGTGTCATCCCTAGCCAACCAGTGGTGGAACTGGTGTTGATGAAGATTTTGGGAGCCTCCAAGTTGCTACTTCGCTTGTTGGACTGTTGCTGCAAGACATTTCT CTTGACTGTGAAACATCTAGGTTTGCaagaattcattattttaaacctTGTGATGGTTGGGCTGGTGAGCAGGTtatg ggttctctataaagatgttttaaaaaggcTGGTTTCTTTATATGAGCCATTGTTTGGATTACTTCAAGAGGTCTCCAGGATTCAACCATTGCCTTACTTCAAAGGTTTTACCTTTCCTTCTGATATTGCTGAATTTTTAGGAGAGCCCTACTttgaaatctttaagaaaaaaatgcctaCAGCTTTTGCAGCTAAAGGAGTAACTAAACTgctaaataaactatttttaacaaAAGAGCAATCACAGAGGTCCAGTGAAGAAACATTACTTAGAATTTCCAAAAAAGCTAAACAAATGAAGATCAATACTCAGAATAATGTGGATCTTGGACAGCcagtaaagaataagaaaatcttaaaag AAAAGTCATCAGAATTTGACGTGAGGGCTTTCTGCAAACAGCTGAAACACAGAGCTATTCAg GCGAACAGTTTTGAGTTTAAATGTTCTCAATCCAAACTAAAGGCAACCAAACGTTCTTCTTGGAAAGCAATAGGAACTCCCTGTGTAAAAAGTCTTGTGCAAAGATTCCGAGAAACTGACACTTTCGTACAACTTTCTGAAGAGATCCAAATGGCAATTCTGTGGTGTAGGAGCAAAAAACTCAAGGCTCAGACCACCTTTCTGGGTAATAAACTTCTTAAAAGCAACCGGCTTAAACATGTGGAAGCTCAAGGCTATAG TTTGCCAAAGAAACTAGAGTGCATAAAAACATCAATTTGCAACTGCCTTCTTCAAGGCTCAGGTAGCAAAACTTTGAAGAATCATCTGAGACGAAGATCACAgaataaattttcattgaaaCGAAGGAAACCACAGAGAAAGTTGCAGTCGACTCTTTTAAAGGAAACCCAGCAGCCCCCTCAAGGGACTCAGAGCGCTACCGATATCATTAAAGGGAGACTCTCACACCCTACAGTTTGTACAACTGATCTCTACCCTAACAATAAGCAAGTGTTGAGTAGAAGAGTTTCAAGTCCTGTCATACAAACTAAGGAGAAACAAATTCATGAAACTCTTAtagaaagcaatgaaaatgaaactgattCTTGGACAAcgatgcaaataaataaacataatacaTCAGGAATCACTAAGGAGACAGACGACATTGatgatatttttgctttaatgGGAGTTTAG
- the RMP64 gene encoding nucleolus and neural progenitor protein isoform X2, with protein MMSFRRAWSKVFYQDLCIAAIIKECCLVTLSLKSQILDAETDVLCAVLYSNHNRMGRHKPHLALKQVEQCLKRLKNMNLEGSIQDLSESFSSNENQPVNTKACVIPSQPVVELVLMKILGASKLLLRLLDCCCKTFLLTVKHLGLQEFIILNLVMVGLVSRLWVLYKDVLKRLVSLYEPLFGLLQEVSRIQPLPYFKGFTFPSDIAEFLGEPYFEIFKKKMPTAFAAKGVTKLLNKLFLTKEQSQRSSEETLLRISKKAKQMKINTQNNVDLGQPVKNKKILKEKSSEFDVRAFCKQLKHRAIQANSFEFKCSQSKLKATKRSSWKAIGTPCVKSLVQRFRETDTFVQLSEEIQMAILWCRSKKLKAQTTFLGNKLLKSNRLKHVEAQGYSLPKKLECIKTSICNCLLQGSGSKTLKNHLRRRSQNKFSLKRRKPQRKLQSTLLKETQQPPQGTQSATDIIKGRLSHPTVCTTDLYPNNKQVLSRRVSSPVIQTKEKQIHETLIESNENETDSWTTMQINKHNTSGITKETDDIDDIFALMGV; from the exons ATGATGTCATTTAGGAGAGCGTGGTCTAAAGTGTTCTATCAAG ACCTTTGCATTGCAGCTATAATTAAAGAATGCTGTCTCGTTACATTGTCACTGAAGAGCCAAATCTTAGATGCAGAAACAGATGTATTATGTGCAGTCCTTTACAGCAATCACAACAGAATGGGCCGCCACAAGCCCCATTTGGCCCTCAAACAG GTTGAACAATGTTTAAAACGCTTGAAAAACATGAATTTGGAAGGTTCAATTCAAGATCTCTCTGAGTCATTTTCTTCTAA TGAAAATCAGCCTGTAAATACCAAAGCATGTGTCATCCCTAGCCAACCAGTGGTGGAACTGGTGTTGATGAAGATTTTGGGAGCCTCCAAGTTGCTACTTCGCTTGTTGGACTGTTGCTGCAAGACATTTCT CTTGACTGTGAAACATCTAGGTTTGCaagaattcattattttaaacctTGTGATGGTTGGGCTGGTGAGCAGGTtatg ggttctctataaagatgttttaaaaaggcTGGTTTCTTTATATGAGCCATTGTTTGGATTACTTCAAGAGGTCTCCAGGATTCAACCATTGCCTTACTTCAAAGGTTTTACCTTTCCTTCTGATATTGCTGAATTTTTAGGAGAGCCCTACTttgaaatctttaagaaaaaaatgcctaCAGCTTTTGCAGCTAAAGGAGTAACTAAACTgctaaataaactatttttaacaaAAGAGCAATCACAGAGGTCCAGTGAAGAAACATTACTTAGAATTTCCAAAAAAGCTAAACAAATGAAGATCAATACTCAGAATAATGTGGATCTTGGACAGCcagtaaagaataagaaaatcttaaaag AAAAGTCATCAGAATTTGACGTGAGGGCTTTCTGCAAACAGCTGAAACACAGAGCTATTCAg GCGAACAGTTTTGAGTTTAAATGTTCTCAATCCAAACTAAAGGCAACCAAACGTTCTTCTTGGAAAGCAATAGGAACTCCCTGTGTAAAAAGTCTTGTGCAAAGATTCCGAGAAACTGACACTTTCGTACAACTTTCTGAAGAGATCCAAATGGCAATTCTGTGGTGTAGGAGCAAAAAACTCAAGGCTCAGACCACCTTTCTGGGTAATAAACTTCTTAAAAGCAACCGGCTTAAACATGTGGAAGCTCAAGGCTATAG TTTGCCAAAGAAACTAGAGTGCATAAAAACATCAATTTGCAACTGCCTTCTTCAAGGCTCAGGTAGCAAAACTTTGAAGAATCATCTGAGACGAAGATCACAgaataaattttcattgaaaCGAAGGAAACCACAGAGAAAGTTGCAGTCGACTCTTTTAAAGGAAACCCAGCAGCCCCCTCAAGGGACTCAGAGCGCTACCGATATCATTAAAGGGAGACTCTCACACCCTACAGTTTGTACAACTGATCTCTACCCTAACAATAAGCAAGTGTTGAGTAGAAGAGTTTCAAGTCCTGTCATACAAACTAAGGAGAAACAAATTCATGAAACTCTTAtagaaagcaatgaaaatgaaactgattCTTGGACAAcgatgcaaataaataaacataatacaTCAGGAATCACTAAGGAGACAGACGACATTGatgatatttttgctttaatgGGAGTTTAG
- the RMP64 gene encoding nucleolus and neural progenitor protein isoform X3 — protein sequence MNLEGSIQDLSESFSSNENQPVNTKACVIPSQPVVELVLMKILGASKLLLRLLDCCCKTFLLTVKHLGLQEFIILNLVMVGLVSRLWVLYKDVLKRLVSLYEPLFGLLQEVSRIQPLPYFKGFTFPSDIAEFLGEPYFEIFKKKMPTAFAAKGVTKLLNKLFLTKEQSQRSSEETLLRISKKAKQMKINTQNNVDLGQPVKNKKILKEKSSEFDVRAFCKQLKHRAIQANSFEFKCSQSKLKATKRSSWKAIGTPCVKSLVQRFRETDTFVQLSEEIQMAILWCRSKKLKAQTTFLGNKLLKSNRLKHVEAQGYSLPKKLECIKTSICNCLLQGSGSKTLKNHLRRRSQNKFSLKRRKPQRKLQSTLLKETQQPPQGTQSATDIIKGRLSHPTVCTTDLYPNNKQVLSRRVSSPVIQTKEKQIHETLIESNENETDSWTTMQINKHNTSGITKETDDIDDIFALMGV from the exons ATGAATTTGGAAGGTTCAATTCAAGATCTCTCTGAGTCATTTTCTTCTAA TGAAAATCAGCCTGTAAATACCAAAGCATGTGTCATCCCTAGCCAACCAGTGGTGGAACTGGTGTTGATGAAGATTTTGGGAGCCTCCAAGTTGCTACTTCGCTTGTTGGACTGTTGCTGCAAGACATTTCT CTTGACTGTGAAACATCTAGGTTTGCaagaattcattattttaaacctTGTGATGGTTGGGCTGGTGAGCAGGTtatg ggttctctataaagatgttttaaaaaggcTGGTTTCTTTATATGAGCCATTGTTTGGATTACTTCAAGAGGTCTCCAGGATTCAACCATTGCCTTACTTCAAAGGTTTTACCTTTCCTTCTGATATTGCTGAATTTTTAGGAGAGCCCTACTttgaaatctttaagaaaaaaatgcctaCAGCTTTTGCAGCTAAAGGAGTAACTAAACTgctaaataaactatttttaacaaAAGAGCAATCACAGAGGTCCAGTGAAGAAACATTACTTAGAATTTCCAAAAAAGCTAAACAAATGAAGATCAATACTCAGAATAATGTGGATCTTGGACAGCcagtaaagaataagaaaatcttaaaag AAAAGTCATCAGAATTTGACGTGAGGGCTTTCTGCAAACAGCTGAAACACAGAGCTATTCAg GCGAACAGTTTTGAGTTTAAATGTTCTCAATCCAAACTAAAGGCAACCAAACGTTCTTCTTGGAAAGCAATAGGAACTCCCTGTGTAAAAAGTCTTGTGCAAAGATTCCGAGAAACTGACACTTTCGTACAACTTTCTGAAGAGATCCAAATGGCAATTCTGTGGTGTAGGAGCAAAAAACTCAAGGCTCAGACCACCTTTCTGGGTAATAAACTTCTTAAAAGCAACCGGCTTAAACATGTGGAAGCTCAAGGCTATAG TTTGCCAAAGAAACTAGAGTGCATAAAAACATCAATTTGCAACTGCCTTCTTCAAGGCTCAGGTAGCAAAACTTTGAAGAATCATCTGAGACGAAGATCACAgaataaattttcattgaaaCGAAGGAAACCACAGAGAAAGTTGCAGTCGACTCTTTTAAAGGAAACCCAGCAGCCCCCTCAAGGGACTCAGAGCGCTACCGATATCATTAAAGGGAGACTCTCACACCCTACAGTTTGTACAACTGATCTCTACCCTAACAATAAGCAAGTGTTGAGTAGAAGAGTTTCAAGTCCTGTCATACAAACTAAGGAGAAACAAATTCATGAAACTCTTAtagaaagcaatgaaaatgaaactgattCTTGGACAAcgatgcaaataaataaacataatacaTCAGGAATCACTAAGGAGACAGACGACATTGatgatatttttgctttaatgGGAGTTTAG